The Triticum aestivum cultivar Chinese Spring chromosome 7B, IWGSC CS RefSeq v2.1, whole genome shotgun sequence genome window below encodes:
- the LOC123158090 gene encoding cytokinin dehydrogenase 10-like: MPIARFTTFLIFTSFLSTIGHLGAPAFGALDDDLLALDIVSKIHTDRSLTVRASSDFGHIVEATPNGVFHPVSPADIAALIRFSLYQQTPFTVAPRGKGHSSRGQALAPGGIVVDMPSLGRGDHGHRVNVSIDGMYVDVGGEQLWFDVLHATLKHGLTPRVWTDYLRITVGGTLSNAGIGGQVFRHGPQISNVHELDVVTGTGDMITCSPGNNSDLFYGALGGLGQFGVITRARVGLERAPKRVKWVRLAYTDVHRFTADQELLISRGAGFDYVEGQVQLNRTLTEGRRSSSFFSASELARLTELALGTGSAAVYYIEGAMYYDDSSAATVDQKLEALLEELSFVPGFAFVRDVSYVQFLDRVGQEEQKLRSAGAWDVPHPWLNLFVPRSRIHDFAAGVFDGVLRDTRPVGLILMYPMNRDRWDDRMTVVTPDEDVFYAVGLLRSAVAAGDLERLERENEAVLELCDRAGIGCKQYLPHHASQDGWRRHFGAKWGRVAALKSTYDPRAILSPGQGIFPAAVASTTPAAITAF, from the exons ATGCCGATAGCTCGTTTCACCACATTTCTCATATTCACCAGCTTTCTCTCCACGATCGGCCATCTTGGAGCGCCGGCATTTGGCGCTCTGGATGATGATCTCTTAGCTCTTGACATTGTGTCGAAAATCCATACCGACAGGAGCTTGACTGTCAGAGCCTCCTCAGACTTTGGCCACATTGTGGAGGCCACCCCAAATGGTGTTTTTCACCCGGTCTCCCCCGCCGACATAGCTGCTCTAATCCGCTTTTCACTCTACCAGCAGACACCGTTCACGGTGGCGCCGCGTGGAAAAGGGCACTCCTCTAGGGGACAGGCCCTCGCCCCAGGCGGCATTGTCGTCGACATGCCCTCGCTGGGGCGTGGTGACCATGGTCACCGTGTAAATGTGTCCATCGATGGGATGTACGTGGACGTCGGCGGCGAGCAGCTGTGGTTCGACGTCCTCCATGCCACGCTCAAGCACGGGCTCACACCACGGGTGTGGACCGACTACCTCCGCATCACCGTCGGTGGCACGCTCTCCAACGCCGGCATAGGCGGGCAGGTGTTCCGGCACGGCCCGCAGATCTCCAACGTGCACGAGCTTGACGTCGTCACAG GCACGGGAGACATGATCACCTGCTCCCCGGGCAACAACTCGGACCTGTTCTACGGGGCGTTGGGCGGGCTGGGCCAGTTCGGGGTGATAACCAGGGCCCGGGTCGGGCTCGAACGTGCTCCGAAACGGGTCAAGTGGGTGCGCCTCGCCTACACGGACGTGCACCGGTTTACCGCTGACCAAGAGCTGCTCATTTCAAGAGGAGCCGGGTTCGACTACGTTGAGGGGCAGGTCCAGCTGAACCGGACCCTGACGGAGGGCCGGAGGTCGTCGTCCTTCTTCTCGGCGTCGGAGCTCGCTCGTCTTACCGAGCTCGCACTGGGCACCGGATCAGCCGCGGTGTACTACATCGAGGGCGCGATGTACTACGACGACAGCTCTGCTGCCACGGTGGATCAGAAGCTCGAGGCGCTGCTGGAGGAGCTGAGCTTCGTCCCGGGGTTCGCGTTCGTCAGGGACGTGTCGTACGTGCAGTTCCTGGACCGCGTCGGGCAGGAGGAGCAGAAGCTCCGGTCGGCCGGCGCGTGGGACGTGCCGCACCCGTGGCTCAACCTCTTCGTCCCGAGGTCGCGCATCCACGACTTCGCCGCCGGCGTGTTCGACGGCGTCCTCAGGGACACCAGGCCCGTGGGGCTCATCCTCATGTACCCCATGAACAGGGACAGGTGGGACGACCGGATGACGGTGGTGACGCCCGATGAGGACGTGTTCTACGCCGTGGGGCTGCTCCGCTCGGCGGTGGCCGCCGGCGACCTGGAGCGGCTGGAGAGGGAGAacgaggcggtgctggagctgtgcgACCGGGCGGGCATCGGGTGCAAGCAGTACCTGCCGCACCACGCATCGCAGGACGGCTGGAGGCGGCACTTCGGGGCGAAATGGGGCAGGGTGGCCGCGCTCAAGTCCACGTACGACCCGCGAGCGATTCTATCGCCGGGGCAGGGGATCTTCCCGGCCGCGGTGGCCAGCACGACGCCCGCTGCAATCACGGCGTTCTGA